A genomic window from Flintibacter sp. KGMB00164 includes:
- a CDS encoding amidohydrolase, with translation MAQSIYFGGPILTMEEPLYAQALVEENGVIRYVGQLEHALELAGPQARKVDLEGRCLMPAFLDPHSHFMACANSLLQVQLGECADQEELCRRLGEFVQREKLQPGEWVRGTGYDQNDLAQGCPPDRWMLDRACPDHPVVIQHASGHVGVFNSQAMELLGVDENTPCPQGGVMEKDDQGRLTGYMEENAFLSLLQKVPMPDLKDLMDALVRAQDRYASYGIATVQEGMFMDAMLPLYQAMLAQKLLKLDVVAYADPRDCKNIMEQFGDRVGHYKDHVKIGGDKIFLDGSPQGRTAWMRQPYAGESDYRGYPTLTDEQVYERMKSALERDVQLLAHCNGDRAAEQYLSVMERMERETGRRLRRPVMIHAQLVGRDQLPRLKALGMIPSFFVAHVYHWGEVHVKNFGLERAEHISPAGTACALGIPFTFHQDSPVIQPNMMETVWCAVNRRTKTGRLLGEEERISTLEALKAVTVYAAYQYFEEDRKGSLAVGKAADFVILGQDPLTADPMALRDIPVLETIKDGRTIWPG, from the coding sequence ATGGCACAAAGCATCTATTTCGGCGGTCCCATCCTGACCATGGAGGAGCCGCTGTATGCCCAGGCCCTGGTGGAAGAGAACGGCGTCATCCGCTATGTGGGCCAGCTGGAGCATGCCCTGGAGCTGGCAGGTCCTCAGGCCCGGAAGGTGGACCTGGAGGGACGGTGCCTGATGCCCGCATTTTTGGATCCACACAGCCACTTTATGGCCTGTGCCAATTCCTTGCTCCAGGTGCAGCTGGGAGAGTGCGCCGACCAGGAGGAGCTCTGCCGGCGGCTGGGCGAGTTTGTCCAGCGGGAGAAGCTCCAGCCTGGAGAGTGGGTGCGCGGCACCGGCTATGACCAGAATGATCTGGCTCAGGGGTGTCCGCCGGACCGGTGGATGCTGGACCGGGCCTGCCCGGACCACCCGGTGGTCATTCAGCACGCCTCAGGTCATGTAGGAGTATTTAACTCCCAGGCTATGGAACTGCTGGGGGTGGATGAAAATACCCCTTGCCCTCAGGGCGGCGTGATGGAGAAGGACGACCAGGGGCGGCTCACCGGCTATATGGAGGAAAACGCCTTTTTGAGTCTGCTGCAAAAGGTGCCCATGCCTGATTTGAAGGATTTGATGGACGCACTGGTCCGCGCTCAGGACCGGTATGCCTCCTACGGCATTGCCACGGTGCAGGAGGGCATGTTCATGGACGCCATGCTTCCCCTTTACCAGGCTATGCTGGCGCAGAAGCTTCTGAAGTTGGATGTGGTGGCCTATGCCGATCCCCGGGACTGCAAAAACATCATGGAGCAGTTTGGCGACCGGGTGGGGCACTACAAGGATCATGTGAAAATCGGCGGCGACAAGATCTTTTTGGACGGCTCTCCCCAGGGACGCACCGCCTGGATGCGCCAGCCCTATGCGGGGGAGAGCGACTACCGGGGCTACCCCACTCTCACCGATGAGCAGGTGTATGAGCGGATGAAAAGCGCTTTGGAGCGGGATGTGCAGCTCCTGGCCCACTGCAACGGCGACCGGGCGGCGGAGCAGTATCTATCCGTCATGGAGCGCATGGAGCGGGAGACCGGACGGCGGCTGCGCCGGCCGGTGATGATCCATGCCCAGCTGGTGGGACGGGACCAGCTCCCCCGGCTTAAAGCACTGGGGATGATTCCCTCCTTCTTTGTGGCCCATGTGTATCACTGGGGAGAGGTCCATGTAAAGAACTTTGGCCTGGAGCGGGCAGAGCACATCAGTCCCGCCGGTACAGCCTGCGCCCTGGGGATTCCGTTCACCTTCCACCAGGACTCCCCGGTGATCCAGCCCAACATGATGGAGACTGTGTGGTGTGCGGTAAACCGCCGTACCAAGACGGGCCGCCTGCTGGGGGAGGAGGAGCGGATCTCCACCCTGGAGGCGCTGAAGGCGGTAACGGTCTATGCCGCCTACCAGTATTTTGAGGAGGACCGGAAGGGTTCCTTGGCTGTGGGCAAGGCGGCGGATTTTGTCATTCTGGGGCAGGATCCCCTGACGGCTGACCCCATGGCGCTGCGGGATATCCCGGTGCTGGAGACCATCAAGGACGGCCGGACGATCTGGCCGGGTTAG
- a CDS encoding phosphoribosylformylglycinamidine synthase — MDMSVYRCYSEKRPGFDVEAQGLCRQLREQLGVQGLESVRILNRYDADRIDPQVYEAAKSVVFSEPQVDVIYDEQFPAPQGEHQVLAVEALPGQYDQRADSCEQCIQLQSGVDRPIIATAKVYLLMGTISQEDLEKIRKYLINPVESREASMDKPETLERTHAAPDHVDTVEGFIAMDEKALEDLLSRLGLAMDLDDLKFLQTYFRDQEKRDPTITEIRVVDTYWSDHCRHTTFSTHLDEITIDDPQIAAAYQRYLDARVEVYGEEKAAKRPRTLMDVATIGTKTLKKRGLLPELDESEEINACSIHVPAKVDGKEQDWLLMFKNETHNHPTEIEPFGGAATCIGGCIRDPLSGRVYVHQAMRFTGGGDPRVPFDQTIPGKLPQRKLAQTAAAGYSSYGNQIGLATGHVAEVYHEGYIAKRLECGAVVGAAPADHVRREVPAPGDVVILLGGRTGRDGIGGATGSSKSHNMKSLTTMASEVQKGNAPEERKIQRLFRNGEVTRLIKRCNDFGAGGVSVAIGELADGLEIDLDAVRKKYEGLDGTELAISESQERMAVVVAPEDAEKFIAAAQSENLEAYQVAVVTESPRMVMNWKGQKIADLSREFLNTNGAVKHANLCVEKKDRTALAQSSVHSLKELAASLKSASRRGLTERFDGSIGAGSVLMPFGGKTQRTPAQAMAALFPVEPNQETDQASVMAWGCDPDQLSVDPYAGAHSAVYTSMAKIVAAGADYKKAYLTLQEFFEKLRNEPQRWGKPFSALLGALDAQLELGAAAIGGKDSMSGSFLDKDVPPTLISFAIAPIQGQQVLSPEFKAADHPVYLFRSEDTKSAWEAFHALCEAGKVKAAWAVENGLAEAVMKMSFGNRIGFQAGMENVDWYVPMTGAIVAELSEDINDPCAVRIGETNEAPFVALPGEAVSIDELLKLNDGVLESVYPTKAGSSEEVKAISWDKRSIAVCKHKVARPKAVIPVFPGTNCEYDTAKACLRAGIDPEIVVVRNLSTSLLSESAQALEQAIRSAQMVVLPGGFSGGDEPEGSGKFIASFLRSPALTDAIHDLLKNRDGLMLGICNGFQALVKLGLVPFGEIREMDDSCPTLTYNLIGRHQSRYVTTRVASVNSPWMIKSNVGDLHTIPISHGEGRFVAPQSVLEQLIAGGQVATQYVDLEGNPSMDIDVNPNGSLEAIEGIFSPDGRVFGKMGHLERRGPLVGKNIPGEKHQPLFESGAEYFK; from the coding sequence ATGGACATGAGTGTTTACCGCTGTTATTCCGAGAAGAGACCGGGCTTTGATGTAGAGGCCCAGGGCCTGTGCCGCCAGCTGCGGGAGCAGCTGGGTGTGCAGGGGCTGGAGTCGGTTCGCATCCTGAACCGCTACGATGCCGACCGCATCGATCCCCAGGTCTATGAGGCCGCCAAGAGCGTGGTGTTCTCTGAGCCCCAGGTGGACGTGATCTATGACGAGCAGTTCCCTGCCCCTCAGGGAGAGCATCAGGTGCTGGCGGTGGAGGCCCTGCCCGGCCAGTACGACCAGCGGGCCGACTCCTGTGAGCAGTGCATCCAGCTCCAGTCCGGTGTGGACCGCCCCATCATTGCCACCGCCAAGGTGTACCTGCTGATGGGTACCATCAGCCAGGAGGATCTGGAGAAGATCCGCAAGTACCTTATTAACCCCGTGGAGAGCCGGGAGGCTTCCATGGACAAGCCTGAGACCCTGGAGCGTACCCACGCCGCTCCCGACCACGTGGACACCGTGGAGGGCTTTATTGCCATGGACGAGAAGGCTCTGGAGGACCTGCTGTCCCGTCTGGGTCTGGCTATGGACCTGGATGACCTGAAGTTCCTGCAGACCTACTTCCGGGACCAGGAGAAGCGGGATCCCACCATCACCGAGATCCGCGTGGTGGACACCTACTGGTCCGACCACTGCCGCCACACCACCTTCTCCACCCATCTGGACGAGATCACCATTGACGATCCCCAGATCGCCGCGGCCTACCAGCGGTATCTGGACGCCCGGGTGGAAGTGTATGGGGAGGAGAAGGCTGCCAAGCGTCCCCGCACCCTGATGGACGTGGCTACCATCGGTACCAAGACCCTGAAAAAGCGCGGCCTGCTGCCGGAGCTGGACGAGAGCGAGGAAATCAACGCCTGCTCCATCCATGTCCCCGCCAAGGTGGACGGCAAGGAGCAGGACTGGCTGCTCATGTTCAAAAACGAGACCCACAACCACCCCACCGAGATCGAGCCCTTCGGCGGCGCGGCCACCTGTATCGGCGGCTGTATCCGCGACCCCCTGTCCGGCCGTGTCTATGTCCACCAGGCCATGCGCTTCACCGGCGGCGGCGATCCCCGTGTGCCCTTTGACCAGACCATTCCCGGCAAGCTGCCCCAGCGCAAGCTGGCCCAGACTGCCGCGGCGGGCTACTCCTCCTACGGCAACCAGATCGGCCTGGCCACCGGCCATGTGGCCGAGGTCTACCACGAGGGCTACATCGCCAAGCGTCTGGAGTGCGGCGCGGTAGTGGGTGCGGCTCCCGCCGACCATGTCCGCCGTGAGGTCCCTGCCCCCGGCGATGTGGTGATCCTGCTGGGCGGCCGTACCGGCCGTGACGGCATCGGCGGCGCCACCGGCTCCTCCAAGAGCCACAATATGAAGTCCCTGACCACCATGGCCTCCGAGGTCCAGAAGGGCAATGCCCCCGAGGAGCGGAAGATCCAGCGCCTGTTCCGCAACGGCGAGGTGACCCGTCTCATCAAGCGCTGCAACGACTTCGGCGCGGGCGGCGTGTCCGTGGCCATCGGCGAGCTGGCCGACGGCTTGGAAATCGACCTGGACGCCGTGCGCAAGAAGTACGAGGGCCTGGACGGCACCGAGCTGGCCATCTCTGAGAGCCAGGAGCGTATGGCGGTGGTTGTCGCCCCTGAGGATGCGGAGAAGTTCATTGCCGCCGCTCAGAGCGAGAACCTGGAGGCCTATCAGGTGGCCGTAGTCACCGAGAGCCCCCGGATGGTTATGAACTGGAAGGGCCAGAAGATCGCCGACCTCAGCCGTGAGTTCCTGAACACCAACGGCGCGGTCAAGCACGCCAACCTCTGCGTGGAGAAGAAGGACCGTACCGCTCTGGCCCAGTCCTCCGTCCACTCTCTGAAGGAGCTGGCTGCCAGCCTGAAGAGTGCCTCCCGCCGCGGTCTTACCGAGCGCTTTGACGGTTCCATCGGCGCGGGCTCTGTCCTGATGCCCTTCGGCGGTAAGACTCAGCGCACTCCCGCTCAGGCCATGGCCGCTCTGTTCCCTGTGGAGCCCAATCAGGAGACCGACCAGGCCAGCGTGATGGCCTGGGGCTGTGATCCCGACCAGCTGTCTGTGGATCCCTATGCGGGCGCCCACAGCGCAGTCTATACCTCTATGGCCAAAATCGTGGCCGCCGGCGCTGACTACAAGAAGGCCTATCTTACCCTCCAGGAGTTCTTTGAGAAGCTGCGCAACGAGCCTCAGCGCTGGGGTAAGCCCTTCTCCGCCCTGCTGGGTGCTCTGGATGCTCAGCTGGAGCTGGGCGCCGCCGCCATCGGCGGTAAGGACTCCATGTCCGGTTCCTTCCTGGACAAGGATGTGCCCCCCACCCTTATCTCCTTTGCCATCGCTCCTATCCAGGGCCAGCAGGTCCTCTCTCCTGAGTTCAAGGCCGCCGATCACCCGGTGTACCTGTTCCGCTCCGAGGATACCAAGAGCGCCTGGGAAGCCTTCCACGCCCTGTGTGAGGCTGGCAAGGTAAAGGCAGCCTGGGCGGTGGAGAACGGCCTGGCTGAGGCGGTGATGAAGATGTCCTTCGGCAACCGGATCGGCTTCCAGGCGGGTATGGAGAACGTGGATTGGTACGTTCCCATGACCGGTGCCATTGTGGCTGAGCTGTCTGAGGACATTAACGATCCCTGCGCCGTCCGCATCGGTGAGACTAACGAGGCTCCCTTCGTGGCCCTGCCCGGCGAGGCCGTGTCCATTGACGAGCTGCTCAAGCTCAACGACGGCGTGCTGGAGAGCGTCTACCCCACCAAGGCGGGTTCCTCCGAAGAGGTGAAGGCCATCTCCTGGGACAAGCGGTCCATCGCCGTGTGCAAGCACAAGGTGGCCCGTCCCAAGGCGGTCATCCCCGTCTTCCCCGGTACCAACTGTGAGTACGATACCGCCAAGGCCTGCCTGCGGGCGGGCATCGATCCGGAGATCGTTGTGGTGCGCAACCTGTCCACCAGCCTGCTGTCTGAGTCCGCTCAGGCCCTGGAGCAGGCCATCCGGTCCGCCCAGATGGTGGTGCTGCCCGGCGGCTTCTCCGGCGGCGACGAGCCCGAGGGCTCCGGCAAGTTCATTGCCTCCTTCCTGCGCTCTCCCGCCCTCACCGACGCCATCCACGACCTGCTGAAGAACCGGGACGGCCTGATGCTGGGCATCTGCAACGGCTTCCAGGCGCTGGTGAAGCTGGGCCTGGTGCCCTTCGGCGAGATCCGCGAGATGGATGACAGCTGCCCCACCCTGACCTATAACCTGATCGGCCGCCACCAGAGCCGCTATGTCACCACTCGCGTGGCCAGCGTCAACTCTCCCTGGATGATCAAGTCCAACGTGGGCGACCTGCACACCATCCCCATCTCCCACGGCGAGGGCCGCTTTGTGGCGCCTCAGAGCGTGCTGGAGCAGCTCATTGCGGGCGGCCAGGTGGCCACCCAGTACGTGGATCTGGAGGGCAATCCCTCTATGGATATCGACGTCAACCCCAACGGCTCTCTGGAGGCCATTGAGGGCATCTTCTCTCCCGACGGCCGTGTCTTTGGTAAGATGGGCCATCTGGAGCGCCGCGGTCCCCTGGTGGGCAAGAACATCCCCGGCGAGAAGCACCAGCCTCTCTTCGAGTCCGGTGCGGAGTATTTCAAATAA
- a CDS encoding DUF308 domain-containing protein, producing MKNILRQQRRSSMVAAVVTILMGVLLIFVPNRSAQLLCALLGGALVLTGVIYIFGWLSKRRESDFPVWFLLPGVILTALGLWLFTNPASVIVLIQYIFAAILIFHGVIDLQGAVSLMRQGWERWWMDLLLAGLTLVLGILILLNPFGASGVLMMTIGISLVFDGVSDLVLIHRLTKAFRQTDGDWYE from the coding sequence ATGAAAAATATTTTACGTCAGCAGCGGCGCAGCAGTATGGTGGCTGCTGTGGTGACCATCTTGATGGGCGTGCTGCTCATCTTTGTTCCCAACCGTTCGGCTCAGCTTCTGTGTGCCCTGCTGGGAGGTGCTCTGGTGCTGACGGGGGTCATCTACATCTTCGGCTGGCTTTCCAAGCGGCGGGAGAGTGATTTCCCAGTTTGGTTTCTTCTGCCGGGCGTGATCCTGACGGCACTGGGGTTGTGGCTGTTTACCAACCCTGCCTCGGTGATTGTGCTGATTCAGTATATCTTTGCCGCCATTTTGATTTTCCATGGCGTGATCGACCTGCAGGGAGCGGTGAGCCTCATGCGCCAGGGCTGGGAGCGCTGGTGGATGGATCTGCTGCTGGCAGGCCTTACCCTGGTGCTTGGCATTTTGATTTTGCTCAACCCCTTTGGCGCCTCCGGAGTGCTGATGATGACCATCGGGATCTCGCTGGTCTTTGATGGCGTGAGCGACCTGGTGCTGATCCACCGTCTCACCAAGGCCTTCCGCCAGACGGACGGGGACTGGTATGAGTGA
- a CDS encoding hydrolase has translation MSMKTIPEYSGTLRSHLLTVPKCISECSGIRIFGRRIKSLVFSTDVAIIKNVNADAIIAVYPFTPQPSITQAIISVSEVPVFVGVGGGMTNGDRSVRLAEYSEHQGASGVVVNAPITNETIAKMKQVVDIPVITTIVSGDMDIAGRLAAGADILNVSGAAKTPEIVAKIRAEFPDVPIIATGGPKEEDILRTIQAGANAITYTPPTTGQLFSEIMINHRKNFSKQPG, from the coding sequence ATGTCTATGAAAACAATACCGGAGTATAGTGGTACTCTCCGCAGCCATCTGCTTACGGTTCCCAAGTGCATTTCCGAGTGCAGTGGGATCCGTATTTTTGGGCGGCGGATTAAATCTCTGGTTTTTTCTACCGATGTAGCCATTATCAAAAATGTAAATGCGGACGCCATTATTGCGGTTTATCCCTTTACGCCCCAGCCCTCCATCACCCAGGCCATCATCAGTGTCTCTGAGGTGCCTGTGTTTGTGGGAGTGGGCGGCGGTATGACCAACGGAGACCGCTCAGTACGTCTGGCGGAGTACTCTGAGCATCAGGGCGCTTCCGGCGTGGTAGTCAACGCGCCCATTACAAACGAGACCATTGCAAAGATGAAGCAGGTGGTGGATATCCCGGTCATCACTACCATTGTCTCGGGCGATATGGATATTGCCGGCCGCTTGGCGGCAGGAGCGGATATCCTCAACGTATCCGGCGCGGCCAAGACACCGGAGATCGTAGCCAAGATCCGGGCTGAATTCCCGGATGTGCCTATTATTGCTACCGGCGGTCCCAAGGAGGAGGATATCCTGCGTACCATTCAGGCGGGAGCCAATGCGATTACATATACGCCGCCTACCACCGGACAGCTGTTTTCCGAAATCATGATCAACCACCGCAAGAATTTCAGCAAGCAGCCCGGCTGA
- a CDS encoding ABC transporter substrate-binding protein: MRRFGILLLALALLLAGCGNTGDVSSSSSGSQSSSSSSSSQEEQEKNTQPFTLAAYPAYSFHPALSTSQANLTLAPLLYESLFTVDSTFTATPQLCQSYTVSEDGLTWTFQLRAGVTFSDGTPLTGEIVAQALQTAKDPASRYAKRLANVSGVSGSGEQVTITLTTPNGALPTLLDIPIALDSSNRPLGTGPYVLSEQGGKLYLNARADWWQGADSLSLKQIPLATMTQKEQAATAFSSGEVTLIDADITGSNELGYSGSYEVWEYNTTGLIYLGFQTAHGVCQDPEVRQAIAKAIDRSYVTDSVYARHATASTLPVHPDSALYDAELAQELEYDLSALKALELNRKSLTLLVNIEDMAKSAAANRIAEDLESAGLRVTVERLAWEDYVKALESGQFDLYLAEVYLTADFDLTSLVSPQGELNYGRWNDAAVPLLLENVCKAQGEQRVTTMATLLRYLNQNAPIAPICFREGTVLTQYDRVENLSPVQGNVFSNLSQWTVK, from the coding sequence ATGAGACGATTTGGCATCCTGCTGCTGGCACTGGCGCTTTTGCTGGCCGGATGCGGGAACACGGGGGACGTGAGCAGTTCCTCCTCCGGCTCCCAGAGCTCCAGCAGCAGTTCTTCCTCTCAGGAGGAGCAGGAAAAGAATACACAGCCCTTTACGCTGGCGGCCTATCCCGCTTACAGCTTTCATCCGGCTCTGTCCACCAGTCAAGCCAATTTGACCCTGGCCCCGCTGCTGTACGAGAGCCTGTTTACGGTGGACAGCACCTTTACCGCCACACCTCAGCTGTGCCAGAGCTACACCGTCAGCGAGGACGGATTGACCTGGACCTTCCAGCTGCGCGCCGGAGTGACCTTTTCCGACGGCACGCCCCTTACCGGGGAGATCGTGGCCCAGGCCCTTCAGACGGCCAAGGACCCCGCCTCCCGCTACGCCAAACGGCTGGCCAATGTGAGCGGGGTGTCCGGCTCCGGAGAGCAGGTAACCATTACCCTAACGACCCCCAACGGGGCGCTGCCCACGCTGCTGGATATTCCTATCGCGCTGGACAGCTCCAACCGCCCCCTGGGGACAGGGCCCTACGTTCTGTCGGAGCAGGGGGGAAAGCTGTACCTCAATGCCCGGGCGGACTGGTGGCAGGGAGCGGACAGCCTGAGTTTAAAACAGATCCCTCTGGCAACGATGACCCAGAAGGAGCAGGCGGCGACCGCGTTCAGCTCCGGTGAGGTGACGCTCATCGATGCGGATATTACCGGCAGCAATGAGCTGGGTTATTCCGGCAGCTACGAGGTGTGGGAATACAATACCACGGGCCTCATTTACCTTGGGTTCCAGACGGCTCATGGTGTGTGTCAGGACCCGGAGGTGCGCCAGGCCATTGCCAAAGCCATTGACCGCAGTTATGTGACAGACAGCGTCTATGCCCGCCATGCCACAGCGTCTACGCTGCCGGTCCACCCGGACAGCGCATTGTATGACGCGGAGCTGGCTCAGGAATTGGAGTATGACCTGTCTGCGCTTAAGGCCCTGGAGCTGAATCGAAAATCGCTGACTTTGCTTGTTAACATTGAGGATATGGCCAAGAGTGCCGCCGCCAACCGTATTGCTGAAGACCTGGAGTCGGCTGGACTGCGGGTGACCGTGGAGCGCTTAGCCTGGGAGGACTATGTCAAGGCGCTGGAGAGCGGGCAGTTTGATCTGTATCTGGCGGAGGTATATCTCACCGCGGATTTTGATCTGACTTCCTTGGTTTCACCTCAGGGCGAGCTGAACTACGGCAGGTGGAATGACGCAGCAGTGCCTCTCCTGCTGGAAAATGTGTGCAAGGCACAGGGAGAGCAGCGGGTCACCACCATGGCTACCCTGCTGCGCTACTTAAATCAGAACGCCCCCATCGCACCCATCTGTTTCCGGGAGGGAACAGTGCTGACCCAGTATGACCGGGTGGAGAATCTGAGCCCGGTACAGGGAAATGTGTTTTCCAATCTGTCCCAGTGGACGGTAAAATAA
- the pgeF gene encoding peptidoglycan editing factor PgeF, giving the protein MEVTQKERHGVLFYSCDEMEQAGFAHGFSTRVGGVSPAPWDSLNLGAGRGDEPERVSENFRRFCHAIGADPDTLVKNHQIHSDVVRQVGWGDQVSFPGEGGQMEADGLITGEKGLSLCIFTADCIPVLLCDPVKRVACAVHAGWRGTALGIAARGVERMKKDYGCRGEDILAAIGPGISTCCFETHADVPDGLRDGMGERAEEFIHPIPENPEKYHVDLKGANRRWLMDAGVDPSHIAVCEVCTACRGDLFWSHRRLGVRRGSLATVIQIR; this is encoded by the coding sequence GTGGAAGTCACTCAAAAGGAGCGCCATGGCGTCCTTTTTTATTCCTGTGATGAGATGGAGCAGGCGGGCTTTGCCCACGGCTTTTCCACCCGGGTGGGAGGTGTGTCTCCCGCTCCCTGGGACAGCCTGAACCTGGGTGCTGGCCGGGGAGACGAGCCTGAGCGGGTAAGCGAGAACTTCCGCCGCTTCTGCCATGCCATCGGGGCCGATCCGGATACCCTGGTGAAGAACCATCAGATCCACTCGGACGTTGTGCGTCAAGTGGGATGGGGCGATCAGGTTTCTTTCCCGGGCGAGGGCGGCCAGATGGAGGCCGACGGTCTGATCACAGGGGAAAAGGGACTTAGTCTTTGTATTTTTACCGCCGACTGCATCCCGGTACTGCTGTGCGACCCGGTAAAGCGGGTGGCCTGTGCCGTCCATGCGGGATGGCGGGGTACCGCACTGGGCATTGCCGCCCGGGGGGTGGAGCGGATGAAGAAGGACTACGGCTGCCGGGGGGAGGATATCCTGGCGGCCATTGGACCGGGAATCTCCACCTGCTGTTTTGAGACCCATGCCGATGTGCCCGATGGGCTGCGGGATGGGATGGGGGAGCGGGCGGAGGAATTTATCCACCCCATTCCCGAAAACCCCGAGAAATACCATGTGGATCTGAAAGGGGCCAACCGCCGCTGGCTGATGGACGCGGGAGTCGATCCCAGTCACATCGCCGTGTGCGAGGTGTGCACCGCCTGCCGGGGGGACCTGTTCTGGTCTCACCGCCGCTTGGGCGTGCGCCGGGGCAGTTTGGCCACGGTGATCCAGATCCGATGA
- a CDS encoding O-acetylhomoserine aminocarboxypropyltransferase/cysteine synthase family protein — MNNYRFETLQLHVGQETPDPATDARAIPIYATASYVFQDCAHAAARFSLEEGGNIYSRLTNSTQDVLEKRIAALEGGVAALALSSGAAAIAYTIEALALNGGHIVAQKTIYGGSYNLLAHTLPNFGITASFVDIHDLDEVERAIEPNTRAIYIETLGNPNSDIPDIDALAELAHRHGLPLVVDNTFGTPYLIRPIEHGADLVVHSATKFLGGHGTTLGGIIVDAGTFDWSASGKYPPIAAPNPSYHGVSFVQAAGKAAFVTYVRAVLLRDTGACISPFAAFLLLQGVETLSLRIERHVENTKKVVEFLANHPQVERVSHPSLPEHPDHELYERYFPNGGASIFTFDIRGGEKQAHQFIDSLEIFSLLANVADVKSLVIHPATTTHSQLTQEELADQKIKPNTIRLSIGTEHIDDILADLQRGFDAVKEG; from the coding sequence ATGAACAATTACAGATTTGAGACGCTCCAGCTGCATGTGGGACAGGAGACCCCCGACCCTGCAACAGACGCCCGGGCGATCCCTATTTATGCAACTGCGTCGTATGTGTTTCAGGACTGCGCCCATGCCGCGGCCCGGTTCAGCCTGGAGGAAGGCGGAAATATCTATAGCCGACTGACAAACTCCACCCAAGATGTGTTGGAGAAGCGGATCGCGGCTTTGGAAGGCGGTGTTGCTGCTCTGGCGCTGTCCTCCGGCGCAGCTGCCATTGCCTATACCATCGAGGCCCTGGCATTGAATGGGGGGCACATCGTGGCGCAGAAGACCATCTACGGAGGCAGCTATAATCTTCTGGCTCATACGCTGCCCAATTTCGGCATCACCGCCAGCTTTGTGGATATCCACGACCTGGACGAGGTGGAGCGCGCCATTGAGCCAAACACCCGGGCCATCTATATTGAAACCCTGGGCAATCCCAACAGCGATATTCCTGACATTGATGCGCTGGCTGAATTGGCACACCGCCACGGCCTGCCGCTGGTGGTGGATAATACCTTTGGTACGCCCTACCTGATCCGGCCCATTGAGCACGGCGCGGATCTGGTTGTTCACTCCGCAACCAAGTTCCTCGGCGGACACGGAACCACGCTGGGCGGCATCATCGTAGATGCCGGGACCTTCGACTGGTCGGCCTCGGGCAAGTATCCTCCCATTGCCGCCCCAAATCCCAGCTATCACGGAGTCTCCTTTGTCCAGGCAGCTGGCAAGGCGGCGTTCGTCACCTATGTCCGGGCGGTTCTGCTGCGGGATACCGGCGCCTGCATTTCTCCCTTTGCCGCCTTCCTGCTGCTGCAGGGCGTGGAGACCCTTTCTCTGCGCATAGAGCGCCATGTGGAGAATACCAAGAAGGTGGTGGAATTTTTGGCTAACCACCCTCAGGTAGAGCGGGTCAGCCACCCCTCTTTGCCGGAGCACCCGGACCACGAGCTCTATGAGCGGTACTTCCCTAACGGCGGTGCCTCCATTTTCACCTTTGACATCCGGGGCGGAGAGAAGCAGGCCCATCAGTTTATTGACAGCCTGGAGATTTTCTCTCTCCTTGCCAACGTTGCCGATGTGAAAAGCCTGGTCATCCATCCGGCGACCACCACTCACAGCCAGCTTACGCAGGAGGAGCTGGCCGATCAGAAGATCAAACCCAATACCATTCGGCTGTCCATCGGCACCGAGCATATTGATGACATTCTGGCAGATTTGCAGCGCGGCTTTGATGCCGTTAAGGAGGGATAA